A genome region from Paramisgurnus dabryanus chromosome 12, PD_genome_1.1, whole genome shotgun sequence includes the following:
- the coa7 gene encoding cytochrome c oxidase assembly factor 7, translating into MAGLINFEDEKEVKQFLDNLGVEYSYQCYREKDPEGCQRLADYLEGVKKNYESTAQVLKHNCEVNGHGESCYKLGAYHVTGKGGVTECLKTAYSCFMKACHTKGKKSVDACHNVALLAHDGRAMEGGTDPLLARQYYEKACDGGFAPSCFNLSTLFIQGSQGLDKNMSLALKYALRSCEMGHVWGCSNASRMYKLGDGTTKDEQKAEELKNRARELHGQQKEQQLKFGE; encoded by the exons ATGGCCGGGTTAATTAACTTTGAGGACGAGAAGGAAGTCAAGCAGTTTTTGGATAATTTGGGAGTAGAGTACAGTTATCAGTGTTACCGGGAAAAAGATCCTGAAG GTTGTCAGAGGTTGGCCGATTACTTGGAAGGTGTGAAAAAGAACTACGAGTCCACTGCCCAGGTTCTCAAGCATAACTGCGAGGTGAATGGACATGGAGAGAGCTGCTACAAGCTTGGGGCTTACCATGTCACAGGCAAAG GTGGTGTGACAGAGTGTTTAAAGACAGCATACTCCTGTTTTATGAAGGCATGTCACACCAAAGGAAAGAAGTCAGTGGATGCTTGCCACAATGTAGCTCTGCTCGCCCATGATGGGAGAGCCATGGAGGGAGGCACAGACCCACTGCTGGCTCGTCAGTATTATGAAAAGGCGTGTGATGGTGGCTTCGCACCCAGCTGTTTCAACCTAAGTACCCTATTCATCCAGGGATCTCAAGGACTGGACAAAAACATGTCATTGGCTTTAAAGTATGCCCTGCGGTCTTGTGAGATGGGCCATGTTTGGGGTTGCTCCAATGCAAGCCGCATGTACAAACTAGGTGATGGGACAACCAAGGATGAGCAGAAAGCAGAGGAACTTAAGAACAGGGCTAGAGAACTCCATGGACAGCAGAAAGAACAACAACTGAAATTTGGGGAGTGA